In Paenibacillus sonchi, the genomic stretch CGCCATTGTTCAACCTCTCCTTTCACATTCCCAGCCTACCCTATACTTTACTCAGAAAAGGCCGCGCCCTCCTGTATGATTGTCCGTATGAGCAGGTGCGCACAGCAAAAAAGGGCATATAGCCGCCAGCGCTTATGTCCTATCTATCCTATATGGGAGAGCAGCGGGGCTGCTGCAAATTCTGACAAGCCTCTTCTACGGCAATCGACAGCAACCGCCGGTAGGGGAACCGCTCGCAGAGTCTGTCGGATTCTCTGGTCATGCGGCGTTGCCCCTCAGCCACTTTTTGCTGGAAAATCCTTAAAATTCATTGTATTATGACCTGGAGGGAGGACTCTTCATGGCAGAGCTTTTTGAAGTGCTGTACTGGGTGGCAATGGTTGGAATGACCGTCGTTCTGGCAGGAATCACGGTTCTTGTCTGCGCATTAGGCTTCAAATTCATCAAAGACCGGCGCCGGGTCCTCGGCACGGGCTGCATCGCCTTTTCTCTGGGCGCCGCCGCACTGGTCGTATTTATGATTAATTTCAAGTTTATTATTCCTGCTTAATTAAAAGTTTCGTTCTTTGCAACGCCCTGTCACAGAGTTTTCTGTACAGGGTTTTTATTATACTCTATGAAAAAAAGATGCGATGGCTTGTGCAGATGGACAGCTTGATTTGCTGATATTGCCTTATCTCTATAATCATTACCGTCCCCCTCTCTGCAGCTCATATTCCGGCTTTAAAACCGAATACTGGTATGAATCATGCCACCTCCCCTTATGCCACATATGCTCCCGCAAATGCCCTTCATAGACCATGCCGAGCTTGTGCATGACCTTGGCTGAACCCACGTTCTCCGGACGGCAGGTCGCGTAGATCCGGTGCAGATTCAACTCCTGAAATCCGAAGTCAAGTAATGAAGCCGCAGCCTCGGAGGTATATCCCTGTCTCCAAAACAGCGGATTGAAGCAATAGCCGATTTCCCCTTGCCCCGGTTCACTGATGTGAATGCCGCAGCCGCCGATCAGTTGACCCGTCTCTTTCAGAACTACGGCAAACTCGAAATCCTTCCGCGGAATCTGGCTCTGCCATTCCAAGGTCAGACCGATATAACTTCTTGTTTCCTCTTTGGAGTTCGGTCCCCAGATCATATACTTGGCCACCAGAGGGTCAGAAGCATATGCATGCACAGCTTCCATATCTTCATAAGTAAACTCTCGAATGATTAGCCGTTCTGTTTCCAATAGAGTCACGAGGTTCCCTTCCTTCAGTTAGATTTCAACTTATTGGATATTTAAACTTTTAGATAGTTACATTCATATTTTAATAGACTCTTGGAATAGTCATCCAAAGAGGTTCCGTTCTGAACGACCAAGGAATATTCTGGCATATGCAACTATCCCTTCGAGTGTTTTCTCCATAAGCTTGTCCATAGAAACGGAACACCGAACACAGGATCATTATCCGTGCATTCCTTCATCATACGAATCTCCACCACCTCAAAATACCCGCCTAAGATTTCGTTTAATTTCTCCTTGCTGTACGCTTGTCCGCCATGCATGCTTCGATCCCGGTAGACATCCCAGTCGCTTATTTCCATGGCTCCCCCCATTTCCGTAAACCCGGGAGCAAAACAAGTTAATCCAAAATACCCTCCATCCTTCAGCGCATGATGGATCATCTCAATATATCCGATGCGCCGATGGGGCCACAGGTGGTGCAGGCAGCCTGCATCATAGACCAGATCATATTCGGACTGGGGGGACAGATCAAAAACTGATCCGAGCGTAAAGTTCACTGTGGCATTCTTTTCAACCGCCCGCTCTTTGGCCCAAGTAATAGCTTCTTCTGAAAGATCTACCGCATCCACATCAAAGCCATGAAGCGCCGCATAAATCGCATTCCTTCCCGGACCGCAGCCCAGCTCCAGCATTCGCCCTCCCTGTAATACTCCTGCTTCTACAAAAGAGACTAAATTCTCATCCGGCTTATCTGCAAAAAAGGGAACTCCCTTCGTTCGGTTACAATAGAATTTATTCCAAAACGGGGCGGGCTCCCTCATCAGCGAATCCAGCATGCTGAGCAAATTCTCCATGCTTTTAATGGTTTCCGGCATTTTGGGCATCTCCTAAAATAGATATTTTGCAATCGCGCAGACAGCATTTTTTTGAAATATTCGCTGTTTAATTTTTATCAAGGGAGACTGGTTGTTCTTTTGATTATTACTCTTTCATTATACTAGTCCAACTAAAAACTGGAAACGGAGTTTAGCTTGCCCCAACGTACAAAAAAGCCTCCAGGCACATTCACCTGAAGACTTCGGTACAGCAGCCGGTTATATGAATTAGAAAAGTAATGGCACTCAGGTACTCTAACCTTAAGTGGAATTTCTCCACTAAATTATAGCATTCTGTTAGCTCAGTAGCATTTAGTGGGATTTTCTCCACTTATTTCGGAGGAACTTAGCTGATACCGCCTAAATGGGCCATTTTAGTTGTACTTATTCCACCTAATGAGGGCACAGCAGTCAAAAGTCTCGGATTAGTGGGAGAAATTCCACTTAACTCTATAGCTTACTTCAGTTTCAGCGCCACCATCCGAGTAATTCCGCTACACCCGAATGTTTTGCCTCAATCCCTCAATCCGCAACGCTGAGCCACGAATCCTTCGCTTATATCCGCGTGTATCAATCATCGGCTACAGCCTAGAGCAGCAGCAGATACATTCAGCCGGGGTTTAGCAAGGCTCAGCCGCAGGCTTGCCGGCATCGTCCTTCGTACGGAAGCTTGAGCCGCAGCCGCAGGTAGCGGTGGCGTTCGGATTGTTGATGGTGAACCCGCCGGTCATGCCGGATTCCTCGAAGTCGATCTCGAGGCCGTTCAGGTAACGGATATCATCTTTGCTAACGACAACCTTCATGCCCTGCACATCCATATAGACGTCCTGGTCAGTTTCGTTGTCGTCGAAGCCCATAGCGTAGGAGAAGCCGCTGCAGCCGCCTTCAGTTACACCAAGACGAAGGAACATATTCGGGATTTCCTGTTCAGCCAGCATGGTCTTGAGTTGTCCTGCTGCTGCTTCACTGATTGTAATCATAGTCTCTAACCTCCTGAAAAATTATTCTGTATTCTACAGCCTGCCCGGCCAAAAGTAACTGTCTATATAAAAATAAGTATACTCCACTATCCCCCTGCCCTCAAGTCCAAACTGCACCTGCGCGGCGCAGTTACACATGCGAATCCATCTTCTCTCAGCGGTTGCTACCCCCTGGTGAGAGGTTTATAATAGGTAAAGCGATATGCGAAAATTCGGAAAATTGTCACGCAGTCAGCTGACATCGCAGCTTTTTGTAATGGACGGCCACTCCCTAAGTTTGTTTCGGGAATGATTCTGCGATGCGCTTGCTTCGCCAAAACCTTCAGGAGGAAATTATATGTCTACTCTTATAACACCCCAGACCGATGCCAGAATGGCGAACATTATCGACAAGGTTCGCGGCGGAGAAAGATTAAATTTGGAAGATGGCGTTTATTTATATGGAAGCAACGATTTGCTAACCATCGGCCAGTTGGCGAATGAGGTGAATCAGCGGAAGAACGGCAACAAGGTATATTTTATCGAAAATATGAGCCTATATTTCACCAATGTCTGCGAAGCACACTGCGCATTCTGCAATTTCCGCAAAGATGACGGTGAAGAAGGCGCCTATACCCTTTCCGGTCAGGAAATGGTGCAATATGTCGAACAGCATATCCATCCCGGAGTGCGCGAGTTCCATATTGTCGGCGGCCATAATGATAAGGTGCCCTTTCAATATTATGTTGATTCGCTCAAAGCCTTGAACGAAGCGTTCCCTCAGGTGACTTTGAAGGCGTACACAGCGGCAGAGATTGATTTCTTCACACGGATCAGCGGACTGAGCATCCGCGAGGTGCTTGAGGAGCTGCGTGCTGCCGGACTTCAGTCTCTTACTGGCGGCGGTGCAGAAATTCTGTCCGACCAATACCGGAAAAAAATGCGTGTCAACAAAGCCAATGTAGAGGAATATCTGGAGGTCCACCGGACCGCACACCAGCTCGGGATGAAGACTCATACCACGATGCTGTACGGCTCGATTGAATCGCATGAGGACCGCGTGCGCCATATGCTGCAGATCCGCGACCTGCAGGATGAAACGAACGGTTTCATGGTGTTCATCCCATTGTCTATGCAGCCCAAGAACAAGAATGCCGGCATTATGCGCCGCAACTCGGCTTATGAGGATCTCAAAACGATTGCGATCAGCCGTTTAATGCTGGATAATTTCGACCATATTAAGGCCTACTTCATTAATATCGGGCCACAGCTTACCCAAGTCGCACTCAGCTTCGGCGCCTCGGATGTGCACGGTACGATTCTGAAGGAACGCATCAGCCATGCGGCCGGAGCCTTGACTCCAGAGGGGCTGACCCGTGAAGAGCTGATCTGGCTGGTAAAAGGTGCCGGAAAGATTCCGGTAGAGCGGGACACGTTCTATAACGAAATTAAGGTATACGAATAACTGCAAGCCGGAGTTCATCCGGCAGCTGCTGCAATGACCATAACTGAGCCCTATTCGAAAGGACGATGTCATGAGAACATTACTCGTCTTGGGCGGCGGCTACGGCGGCCTTGCCCTCATTCAAGAATTACTCGACAACCATCTGCCCCGCGATGTGGAAATTGTTTTAGTTGACCGGATGCCTTACCAGGGAATCAAGACAGAATACTACGCACTGGCTGCGGGCACCGTCACCGATTATCATTTGCGCATCCAGTTCCCGGTGCACCCGCGTCTTACTGTACGTTACGGCGAGGTAGGCTCCATAGATCTGGAGAGCCGGATGATCTTTTTGAAGACGGGAGAGCCCATGTCTTACGACATATTGGCCATTGCTCTCGGCTGTACGGATAATTATCATAATATTCCAGGTGCAGAAGAGCATACCTGCAGCATTCAGAGCTTCTCCAGTACACGCGAGACTTACCGGCGCCTGAATGATGTGAGGCCTTACGGAACTGTCAATATTGTAGGCGGAGGACTTAGCGGAGTGGAGATTGCTGCAGAGCTGCGGGAAAGCCGGCCCGATCTAAACATCTCTATTCTGGATCGTGGTGAACGTGTACTGTCCTCTTTTCCGGCAAAGCTGTCGCAGTATGTGGAGGAGTGGTTCAGTGAGCACCATGTGGAGACATTGGGTCATATCTCCGTATCCCATGTCGAAAAGGATGCCATCTTCAATGGCACCCAGGCTATTCCCGGTGATGTGACCGTATGGACCGCCGGCATCCAGCCGGTGGAGGTCGTGCAGCAGCTTGAGCTGCCGAAAGACCGGGGCGGACGAATTATTGTAGAGCCTTATTACAATGTGGCGGATTATCCGGAGGTCTATGTGATCGGCGACTGTGCCAGCCTTCCCTTCGCGCCAAGCGCGCAGGCGGCCGGAGCGCAGGGTGAACAGGTGGCGCAGATCATGCAGGCCCTATGGCGCGATGAAACGCCGAAGCTGCACAAGATCAAGCTGAAGGGCACCCTTGGCTCTTTGGGCAAAAATGCCGGTTTTGGCTTGATGGGCCGCCGCTCTGTCATGGGGCGGGTTCCCCGTTTGCTGAAAAGCGGTGTGCTCTGGATGTCCAAACGGCATTTTGGCTAAAATATGAGCCTGGGACTAATCGATCTCAAGATTGTCCCAGGCTTCTTGTTCTTTTATTGCAGCCTCTATGGCCGCTTCAAGCTCTTCCGGTGTTTCCGCTTCAATGATCTCACCGTCAAGCATGGCGAACGGCTGCAGATAGCATTGTCCGCAATTGTTCAGACAGCCATACTCAATGACATCGTATTCGGGATTGAGTTCCAGCTTGCGCTTGAGCGGTTCTGTGCCGTGTCCGATATTGCTGGCACAAAATTCAATAAGTGGTCTCATGATGTTCTCCTTATTCTGTGTGAACCATTTTATTTTTTAACTTTTTGTACTATAATAAGCATACGAAAGGAGTGATTGAGAAATGAGTGAGAATCTGCAAAGCACCACCATGTATGATGAAGTACTGGAAGTGCTCGATAAACTTCGTCCGTTCCTGCAGCGCGATGGCGGCGACGTCGAACTGATCGATGTAGAAGACGGCATTGTTAAGCTGAAGCTTATGGGTGCCTGCGGCAGCTGCCCAAGCTCCACGATCACGCTCAAAGCCGGGATCGAACGCGCCCTCCTTGAAGAAGTAGAAGGCGTAGAAGAAGTTATTCAAGTATTCTAATCCCGTTGTATAACAATCCCGGCCTCGGATGAAGAAGGCCGGGATTTTTTTTATTATAGTGGATTTCGCATTCGGGATCAACCTAGTGTGCCGGTGCGGGAGCAGCCACGCTGCTTGTGTCCGAGCTCTCCACTTTTTTCTTCGCTTTATCGATCTCTTCTTGCTTGAGAGGGGGACCGACGGTAAAGCTGTCAATGATGGTACCGAGCACAGCAGAGTCGAAGTCCTTTTGGGAGTACAATTCAACTGTAAACCCCTTCTGCTCCCAGATTACTATCCCATTCGCATGGTATACTTTGGTACCGTTAATAATTTCGGTTGTGACCGCACCGGCGGTGCTGATTCCGTTATCGCCACCTTTTGAAATCAGGAAATTGACCGTCTCTTCACCTTTTGCGTAATTGACTCCAATCATGCTGTCTCCTTGAATAGTGCAACTCACGAACTTATAATCCAGAAGGCTGGCTGGCGCCGGAAAGTTAATGTCCAGCACTGCACGGGCTTCCTGCACGGTCAGGTCAGGAGGTGTCGGCAATTCAATCACACCGGATTCATTACCAGCAGTTTCGGAGGTTGTGCTGTCTGCCGGGGAAGCCGGAACTTCCTCATCATATTGTGTGATTTTCATATTGCCCACCTGGAATTGCGCTACAATGGATTTGAACATTTCCTGGGCGTAGGAAGTAGCCGAGAATGCGCCTCCCAGGGTGACCACAGAACATGCAACGACTATACCCGTTCTCCATTTGCTCTTTTTCATAAATACCCCATCCTTTTTTAGGTTCTGGGCTGCAATTGACCCTGTCTCCATTTTGTGGATTAAGCGGTGATGAATTTTTTCCCTCGAGGCGGAATTGTCCAAATCCATATGCTCAAGCAGCTCGCTAAGCTTCCTTAAATGTTCCGCGTCCTGTGTTTTACTCATATTTGAACCCTCCTGCCTCCAAGGCTTTATGCAGTTTTTTCAAGCTTCTGTACACTACAACGCCAATATTGGATTCACTTACGCCCAGCAGAGCCGCTATTTCTGTATTCTTCAGTCCCGCGCCGTACTTCATCGCGATGATATTGCGTTCCTTGTCGCGCAGCTTCGCCAGGGCCTTGAATAATTCCCGGTGATTGTCATCCCGGATGACCAGTTCCTCGGGGATGGCTTGGGGAGTACGAAATCCAGCAGTGTGTCCAGCGAGAAGTGGCTGCCTTTCTTTTGCCTGCGGAAATAATCCGTCACCGCATTTCTTACAATCGCAAACAGCCATACCTCAAACCCTGATTTTTCCGCTGAGAAGGTTTCATATTTGGAAATGACGGTTTCGAATACCTGGCTGCAGATATCTTCCGCGGCAAAATGATTGTTGATCCGGTAGCAGATATATTTGTAAACGCGTTTCTGGTACAAATTATAGAGCCGGGTGAACGCCTCTGTGGACAAAGCTTCCTCCCGGGCACTGGCAGTTGTCTCACGATATGTTCCAGTCTTCACGCTTGCAATTTCCAACTCTCTCCCTCCTCTCCTGTTCGGCTTCATAAGCAGCAGATGTTCAACAAATTGCGCAATTTGTTTGTTACCAATCTTACCTAAGTTAATACGCAGAAGCGCCCAATGCATTAACAACATAAATCTGAATCTGCAAAAAGACCAGAAGTGCTCCGCAGCCTTCATGGCTATCGGATACCTCTGGTCTTTAATTTATCGATGTTCAGCTCAAGAAATTAAATTAGAATGCCGGAATGATCGAGCCTTGGTATTCTTTTTCAATAAAGGCTTTGGCTTCCGGGGAAGTCAGAGCTGCAGCCAGCTTCTGAATGGCATCGGAGTCCTTGTTGTCAGGACGCGCTACCAGCAGATTGGCGTAAGGAGAATCGGTTCCTTCGATGAACAGAGCGTCCTTGGTTGGAACCAGCTTCGCTTCCAGGGCATAGTTGGTGTTGATCAGAGCAAGATCTACTTCATCCAGCTGGCGGGGCAGCATAGCGGCTTCAAGCTCTACAATTTTGAGATTCTTCGGATTCTCCGTGATATCGGCTGTAGTTGAGGTAATATTCGTATCGTCCTTCAGCTTAATCAGGCCATTTTTGGCCAGGAGGATCAGCGCGCGGCCGCCGTTGGTGGCATCGTTCGGAATCGCTACTTTTGCACCGTCAGCCAGCTCGCCGATCGATTTAATTTTTTTGGAGTAAGCACCGAAAGGTTCTACGTGAACCGCTGTTACGGATACGAGGTCCGTGCCGTTTTGCTTATTCTGATCATCCAGATAAGGCTTGTGCTGGAAGAAGTTCGCATCCAGTTCATTCTCGGCCAGCTGCGTATTCGGCAGAATGTAGTCGGTAAATTCCTTGATTTCCAGCTTGATGCCCTGTTTCTCCAGAAGCGGAGCAATGGCCTTCAGAATTTCTGCATGCGGTTTTGGCGATGCGCCAACCACCAGGGTTACCGGTTCTGCAGCAGGTTCAGTTGCGGGTTCTGCGGAAGCATCCGCAGCCGGAGCGTTCGTAGCCGCAGAATTTGCAGCATTATTAGTTTTATTGTTGTTGCCGCAAGCTGCCAGCACCAATACCAAGGTCAAACTGAAGAATGTGAGCAATACTTTTTTCATTTGTAAATCCCCTCCATCTCATTATTTTTGTATGAATAAGGCTCTATAGGAAACTGCCTTATTTCCGGGTAAAATGTTGTACCAGCCGGTCGCCGGCCATTTGCAGCAGCTGCACCAGAATAACCATCAGTGCCACGGAGGTAATCATAACTTCCTTCTCGTAACGGTAATAGCCGTAACGGATAGCCAGGTCCCCCAGGCCCCCGCCGCCGATCATTCCAGACATCGCTGTGTAAGAGACCAAGGTAACAATCGTAATCGTCACTCCGGCCAGCAGGCCCGGACGGGCCTCGGGCAGAAGCACACGCCAAACGATTTGGCCTGTGGAGGCTCCCATTCCCTGCGCCGCTTCGATCACACCCCGGTCAACCTCGCGCAGTGCCGTCTCCACCAGTCTGGCAAAAAACGGAGCCGCGCCGATCACCAGCGCCGGAATCGTCCCCAATACGCCAATTGAAGTCCCCATAATGGACTTGCTTAGAGGAATCAAGGCGACCATCAGGATGATAAAAGGCACAGACCGCAGAATATTTACAACAAATGATAATACCGAGTAAATCGACCTGATTAAGACGTGATTTGATCTGCCCCATAAATATAACACAATTCCGAGTGGTAAACCAAGAATAATTGTGAAAATTCCGGAATAAGCCAACATTCGGAGGGTAGCTATACCCGCATCGAGCATTTCTTCCCAGTTAATCTCGTTAAAGTTCAAGCCGCCCATCAGGCAAACACCTCCACATCAAGACCTTGTGCCGCCAGTTCGGCAAGGGTCGCCTCGACGGCTTGCGCGCTTCCTTCAAAGCGAACAAGCAATTGGCCGTAAGGCACTTCTTTGATCGTTGAAATCGTCCCCTGGAGGATGGCAAAGTCTACACCTGTTCCACGAACCACATGGGATAGGGTAGATTCATATGTCTTTTGTCCAAGAAAAGTGATTTTGACGGATTTGCTGTACTTATCATGCACTGCCTCCAGTGCAACACGGAGCGGCCCTTCATGCTGGTTCTCACTGCGGATGAAATCCTTCGTCACTTCATGTTGGGGCTTCAGGAATACATCTGCCACTTCCCCCTGCTCCACAATTCCCCCGCCATGGATCACCGCTACCCGGTCGCAAATGCTCTGAATCACATGCATTTCGTGGGTAATGAGCACAATGGTCAGATGAAACTTCCGGTTAATGTCCAGCAGCAGCCGGAGAATGGAGTCGGTTGTCTGCGGGTCCAGCGCCGAGGTGGCTTCATCGCAGAGCAGCACATCGGGGTCGCTGGCCAGCGCCCGCGCTACACCGACACGCTGCTTTTGACCGCCGGAGAGCTGCGCCGGATATTTGCGGCTGTGCTCTTCCAGTCCTACAAGCGCGAGCAGTTCCAGCACCTTGCGTTCAATCTGCGCCTTCGGCGTACCAGCCAGGCGGAGCGGAAAAGCAATGTTGTCGTATACCGTCGCAGAAGACAGCAGATTAAAATGCTGAAAGATCATGCCGATCTTGCGCCGCTGTTCCTGCAGCTGTCCCTGGCTCAGTGAGGTTAATTCCACTCCATCCACCCAAACTTCGCCTTCCGTAGGGCGTTCCAGCAGATTGATGCAGCGGATCAGTGTGCTTTTGCCGGCGCCGGAGTGGCCGATCACCCCAAAAATCTCACCCTTTTTAATCGACAGGTTAAGACCCGAAAGCGCCATTGCAGCTTTGCTGCCTTTTCCATATACCTTGGTCAAACCTTTCAGCTCTATCAAACTAGTAATCCTCCCCCAAGTAACCCTTATAAAAACTAAAAAACCTCCTACGATCGATTGCAGATCGCAAGAGGCCCCGTGATTGTATTAACCCTGCCTTCTCATCTGCCAACGACCGTAACCTGCACGGCATTGTAGGAATTAGCACCATGACATTTGTACAGAATACCATGTGACGCATTCCATACAAATCGGTTGCCGGGCTTCATCGGGCCTATCCCTCCGCCGCTCTCGATAAGAGTTGATTATGAAGTTAGCTGCCGAAGCATGTAAGATGCTAATGCAAGCTCAAGTATAGTAATTTTCAGGTTTTTTGTCAAAGGGAACTTTTTACTGAGAATGATGGGCTCTCTTAAGGTTTGCCGCGATTTTGCCCTTGTGCCACTGCTCATTGCTGTACCTGAAGGAAGCTGCCAAGGATTTGCAGACCATTTCCAGGCTCTGCTTCAGATCCTCCAGATGACTGTCCAGATCCTCCAGATGAATTTTGTCATGGAGACCCTGATGCCGCTGCCACAGATCATCCTGCATTTCGGCGTTCATGTAATGAATCTCGGCATTGCGGCGTTTGCGCAGATTTTCGAGCGGTTCACGGTAGGCGTTTTTGATCGTCTCCAGTTCCCCGGCGAGGGCTGTATGCTTCTCATGCAGCTGAAACTGGCGCAGTACAGTGAAATAGGAGAAATGGACTTTGACTTTGCTGGTATTCAGGTCATACAGACTGTTAAGAACCGTACCCAGCTTGTCCAGCAGTGAGAATACACGGATGAAGCCATTTTTATAAAAATAAACATAACGCGCATATTCCCCCTGCTCCTTAGGAGACATATCATCCATATAACCCGCTACAACGGATTTGCGGAAAAAAGCAGCCGCGAACCAGCTTTGCTCCAGCTCGTCCAAGGAAGAGATCAGCCCGCGCGTCCAGATTTCCAGCTTGCGGGATTCATGATCCGGGTCTTCATGGGTGTTCATCTCCCTGCGCAGCATGGATGCCGCCTTCGCCATATTGTCCATGGCTTCAGCCAGCACACCACTGTTCTCGCGGGGCGGTTCTCCGAGTAATATCCGCAGCATCCTGCATCCTCCTCAGTGTGGGAAATAGCTGTTCCAGTTGCGGTCGACCCGCTGGACAATATCCTCGC encodes the following:
- a CDS encoding RNA polymerase sigma factor, giving the protein MPEELVIRDDNHRELFKALAKLRDKERNIIAMKYGAGLKNTEIAALLGVSESNIGVVVYRSLKKLHKALEAGGFKYE
- a CDS encoding GNAT family N-acetyltransferase; its protein translation is MTLLETERLIIREFTYEDMEAVHAYASDPLVAKYMIWGPNSKEETRSYIGLTLEWQSQIPRKDFEFAVVLKETGQLIGGCGIHISEPGQGEIGYCFNPLFWRQGYTSEAAASLLDFGFQELNLHRIYATCRPENVGSAKVMHKLGMVYEGHLREHMWHKGRWHDSYQYSVLKPEYELQRGGR
- a CDS encoding class I SAM-dependent methyltransferase, with protein sequence MPKMPETIKSMENLLSMLDSLMREPAPFWNKFYCNRTKGVPFFADKPDENLVSFVEAGVLQGGRMLELGCGPGRNAIYAALHGFDVDAVDLSEEAITWAKERAVEKNATVNFTLGSVFDLSPQSEYDLVYDAGCLHHLWPHRRIGYIEMIHHALKDGGYFGLTCFAPGFTEMGGAMEISDWDVYRDRSMHGGQAYSKEKLNEILGGYFEVVEIRMMKECTDNDPVFGVPFLWTSLWRKHSKG
- a CDS encoding methionine ABC transporter permease, which translates into the protein MGGLNFNEINWEEMLDAGIATLRMLAYSGIFTIILGLPLGIVLYLWGRSNHVLIRSIYSVLSFVVNILRSVPFIILMVALIPLSKSIMGTSIGVLGTIPALVIGAAPFFARLVETALREVDRGVIEAAQGMGASTGQIVWRVLLPEARPGLLAGVTITIVTLVSYTAMSGMIGGGGLGDLAIRYGYYRYEKEVMITSVALMVILVQLLQMAGDRLVQHFTRK
- a CDS encoding NAD(P)/FAD-dependent oxidoreductase, coding for MRTLLVLGGGYGGLALIQELLDNHLPRDVEIVLVDRMPYQGIKTEYYALAAGTVTDYHLRIQFPVHPRLTVRYGEVGSIDLESRMIFLKTGEPMSYDILAIALGCTDNYHNIPGAEEHTCSIQSFSSTRETYRRLNDVRPYGTVNIVGGGLSGVEIAAELRESRPDLNISILDRGERVLSSFPAKLSQYVEEWFSEHHVETLGHISVSHVEKDAIFNGTQAIPGDVTVWTAGIQPVEVVQQLELPKDRGGRIIVEPYYNVADYPEVYVIGDCASLPFAPSAQAAGAQGEQVAQIMQALWRDETPKLHKIKLKGTLGSLGKNAGFGLMGRRSVMGRVPRLLKSGVLWMSKRHFG
- a CDS encoding YuzB family protein translates to MRPLIEFCASNIGHGTEPLKRKLELNPEYDVIEYGCLNNCGQCYLQPFAMLDGEIIEAETPEELEAAIEAAIKEQEAWDNLEID
- a CDS encoding methionine ABC transporter ATP-binding protein, translating into MIELKGLTKVYGKGSKAAMALSGLNLSIKKGEIFGVIGHSGAGKSTLIRCINLLERPTEGEVWVDGVELTSLSQGQLQEQRRKIGMIFQHFNLLSSATVYDNIAFPLRLAGTPKAQIERKVLELLALVGLEEHSRKYPAQLSGGQKQRVGVARALASDPDVLLCDEATSALDPQTTDSILRLLLDINRKFHLTIVLITHEMHVIQSICDRVAVIHGGGIVEQGEVADVFLKPQHEVTKDFIRSENQHEGPLRVALEAVHDKYSKSVKITFLGQKTYESTLSHVVRGTGVDFAILQGTISTIKEVPYGQLLVRFEGSAQAVEATLAELAAQGLDVEVFA
- a CDS encoding NifU family protein, with the protein product MSENLQSTTMYDEVLEVLDKLRPFLQRDGGDVELIDVEDGIVKLKLMGACGSCPSSTITLKAGIERALLEEVEGVEEVIQVF
- the mqnE gene encoding aminofutalosine synthase MqnE, whose product is MSTLITPQTDARMANIIDKVRGGERLNLEDGVYLYGSNDLLTIGQLANEVNQRKNGNKVYFIENMSLYFTNVCEAHCAFCNFRKDDGEEGAYTLSGQEMVQYVEQHIHPGVREFHIVGGHNDKVPFQYYVDSLKALNEAFPQVTLKAYTAAEIDFFTRISGLSIREVLEELRAAGLQSLTGGGAEILSDQYRKKMRVNKANVEEYLEVHRTAHQLGMKTHTTMLYGSIESHEDRVRHMLQIRDLQDETNGFMVFIPLSMQPKNKNAGIMRRNSAYEDLKTIAISRLMLDNFDHIKAYFINIGPQLTQVALSFGASDVHGTILKERISHAAGALTPEGLTREELIWLVKGAGKIPVERDTFYNEIKVYE
- a CDS encoding sigma-70 family RNA polymerase sigma factor codes for the protein MEIASVKTGTYRETTASAREEALSTEAFTRLYNLYQKRVYKYICYRINNHFAAEDICSQVFETVISKYETFSAEKSGFEVWLFAIVRNAVTDYFRRQKKGSHFSLDTLLDFVLPKPSPRNWSSGMTITGNYSRPWRSCATRNAISSR
- a CDS encoding MetQ/NlpA family ABC transporter substrate-binding protein, which codes for MKKVLLTFFSLTLVLVLAACGNNNKTNNAANSAATNAPAADASAEPATEPAAEPVTLVVGASPKPHAEILKAIAPLLEKQGIKLEIKEFTDYILPNTQLAENELDANFFQHKPYLDDQNKQNGTDLVSVTAVHVEPFGAYSKKIKSIGELADGAKVAIPNDATNGGRALILLAKNGLIKLKDDTNITSTTADITENPKNLKIVELEAAMLPRQLDEVDLALINTNYALEAKLVPTKDALFIEGTDSPYANLLVARPDNKDSDAIQKLAAALTSPEAKAFIEKEYQGSIIPAF
- a CDS encoding HesB/IscA family protein, with product MITISEAAAGQLKTMLAEQEIPNMFLRLGVTEGGCSGFSYAMGFDDNETDQDVYMDVQGMKVVVSKDDIRYLNGLEIDFEESGMTGGFTINNPNATATCGCGSSFRTKDDAGKPAAEPC
- a CDS encoding Cthe_2314 family HEPN domain-containing protein, giving the protein MLRILLGEPPRENSGVLAEAMDNMAKAASMLRREMNTHEDPDHESRKLEIWTRGLISSLDELEQSWFAAAFFRKSVVAGYMDDMSPKEQGEYARYVYFYKNGFIRVFSLLDKLGTVLNSLYDLNTSKVKVHFSYFTVLRQFQLHEKHTALAGELETIKNAYREPLENLRKRRNAEIHYMNAEMQDDLWQRHQGLHDKIHLEDLDSHLEDLKQSLEMVCKSLAASFRYSNEQWHKGKIAANLKRAHHSQ